From the Elusimicrobia bacterium HGW-Elusimicrobia-1 genome, one window contains:
- a CDS encoding carbohydrate ABC transporter permease, translated as MTLITKTPELAKKTFLYVALAVGAVFVLFPFFWMILVALKPDEQVFALNFILQKPLLKNFVDIWTNPSYPFGRFFVNSLIVATSGGFFTALFCSLGGYVFAKKDFYFKEQIFWILLATMMIPGMMFLVPQFAIVTKLGWINTYSGMVVPHLANVFGIFLMRQYMETIPTSIIESAKIDGAGEWQIFWRLIVPLSMTIITMVFLLSFLFHWSNFLWHLVVNTPESDKLTLPIGLALFKGQYTSDWAKMMAASCFSIIPIALIFVVAQKFFIEGLTSGAVKE; from the coding sequence ATGACATTGATAACAAAAACGCCGGAACTGGCAAAAAAAACATTTCTCTACGTCGCGCTGGCCGTAGGCGCGGTCTTCGTGCTTTTCCCGTTTTTCTGGATGATACTCGTTGCGCTGAAACCCGACGAACAGGTTTTCGCGCTGAATTTTATCCTGCAAAAACCGCTTCTTAAAAATTTCGTCGACATCTGGACGAATCCCTCGTATCCTTTCGGAAGATTCTTCGTCAACAGTTTGATAGTGGCGACGAGCGGCGGTTTTTTCACGGCGCTGTTCTGCTCGCTGGGCGGTTACGTTTTCGCGAAGAAAGATTTTTATTTCAAAGAGCAGATATTCTGGATTCTTCTGGCTACGATGATGATACCGGGGATGATGTTTTTGGTGCCGCAGTTCGCCATCGTCACGAAACTCGGGTGGATAAACACCTACTCGGGAATGGTTGTTCCGCATCTGGCCAATGTCTTCGGGATATTCCTGATGAGGCAGTACATGGAGACGATTCCGACGAGCATCATAGAATCCGCCAAGATAGACGGCGCGGGCGAATGGCAGATATTCTGGCGGCTGATAGTGCCGCTTTCCATGACAATAATAACGATGGTTTTTCTTTTGAGCTTTCTTTTTCACTGGTCGAACTTTCTCTGGCATCTCGTCGTAAACACGCCCGAGTCGGACAAACTTACTCTGCCCATAGGCCTCGCGCTTTTTAAGGGGCAGTACACCTCCGACTGGGCAAAGATGATGGCGGCGTCGTGTTTCAGTATAATCCCGATAGCGTTGATATTCGTTGTCGCCCAGAAGTTTTTTATCGAGGGACTGACGTCGGGAGCCGTAAAAGAGTAA
- a CDS encoding glycerol-3-phosphate ABC transporter ATP-binding protein: MAQVIIKNVWKKYGDAEIVKNFNLTIADKEFCILVGPSGCGKTTTLRMIAGLEDISSGEILIGDVVVNGVPPKDRDIAMVFQNYALYPHMNVRDNMAFGLKLRGYSKKLIDERVNEAADILNIKHLLARKPKDLSGGQRQRVAVGRAIVRKPKVFLFDEPLSNLDAKLRAQMRAELKKLHQRLQATMIYVTHDQIEAMTMGDKICVMKDGVILQVDEPIKLYSDPVDKFVAGFIGSPPMNFFDCKVAAKDDAVWISEGSFDIKLSAKFTAALKNLDGKMVTAGIRPEDIHDKLFYRIGPMDGNIFTATVDVIEPLGAEIYLHMNTGKNSFVAKVDSHNTAKPNQILELVVNVDKIKIFDKETETALA; the protein is encoded by the coding sequence ATGGCTCAAGTCATCATCAAAAATGTCTGGAAAAAATACGGGGACGCCGAAATCGTAAAAAATTTCAATCTTACGATAGCGGACAAGGAATTCTGCATTCTCGTGGGCCCGTCGGGCTGCGGCAAAACGACCACGCTTCGCATGATAGCCGGACTCGAAGATATTTCATCCGGAGAGATCCTCATCGGGGACGTTGTCGTCAACGGTGTGCCTCCGAAGGACAGAGACATCGCCATGGTCTTCCAGAACTACGCGCTCTATCCGCATATGAATGTGCGCGACAACATGGCCTTCGGACTGAAGCTGCGGGGTTATTCAAAAAAACTCATCGACGAGCGTGTCAACGAAGCCGCCGACATTCTCAACATAAAACATCTCCTGGCCAGAAAACCCAAGGATCTCTCGGGCGGTCAGCGTCAGCGCGTTGCAGTGGGACGGGCCATCGTCAGAAAACCTAAGGTCTTTCTTTTCGACGAACCGCTCTCCAACCTTGACGCCAAACTCCGCGCCCAGATGCGCGCGGAACTCAAAAAACTCCACCAGCGACTTCAGGCGACGATGATATACGTCACGCACGACCAGATCGAGGCCATGACGATGGGCGATAAAATCTGCGTGATGAAAGACGGCGTGATACTGCAGGTCGACGAGCCGATTAAACTTTATTCGGATCCGGTCGACAAGTTCGTGGCCGGCTTTATCGGCTCCCCGCCGATGAACTTTTTCGATTGCAAGGTGGCCGCGAAGGATGACGCGGTGTGGATATCCGAGGGTAGTTTCGATATTAAACTCTCCGCTAAATTCACCGCCGCGCTTAAAAATCTCGACGGTAAAATGGTTACGGCCGGCATCCGCCCCGAAGATATTCACGACAAACTCTTCTATCGCATAGGCCCCATGGACGGCAATATCTTCACCGCTACGGTGGACGTCATAGAGCCGCTCGGCGCCGAGATTTATCTGCATATGAACACCGGGAAAAACTCTTTCGTCGCAAAGGTTGATTCGCACAACACCGCTAAGCCCAACCAGATTCTCGAACTCGTCGTCAATGTCGATAAAATAAAGATTTTCGACAAGGAAACCGAAACGGCGCTGGCTTGA